Proteins from a single region of Larus michahellis chromosome 13, bLarMic1.1, whole genome shotgun sequence:
- the MLEC gene encoding malectin — protein MVGAGARGAPLLPPLLLLVLPPLLRGAAGGLADSVVWAVNAGGDAHVDVNGIHFRKDPLEGRVGRASDYGMKLPILRSNAEDQILYQTERYNEETFGYEVPIKEEGDYVLVLKFAEVYFAQSQQKVFDVRLNGHVVVKDLDIFDRVGHSTAHDEIIPMSIKKGKLSVQGEVSTFTGKLHIEFVKGYYDNPKICALYILQGTVEDVPKLQPHPGLEKKEEDDDEDEYDDGSSVKKQANKNRVQSGPRTPNPYASDNSSLMFPILVAFGVFIPTLFCLCRL, from the exons ATGGTGGGCGCCGGGGCGCGCGGggcgccgctgctgccgcccTTGCTACTGCTggtgctgccgccgctgctgcggGGCGCGGCGGGTGGCCTGGCCGATAGCGTCGTCTGGGCCGTCAACGCGGGCGGCGATGCCCATGTGGACGTGAACGGCATCCACTTCCGCAAGGACCCGCTCGAGGGCCGCGTGGGCCGAG CTTCTGACTATGGTATGAAGCTGCCAATCTTGCGGTCAAATGCGGAAGATCAGATTCTGTACCAGACTGAGCGTTACAACGAGGAAACATTTGGCTATGAAGTTCCCATCAAAGAGGAGGGTGACTACGTGCTGGTGTTGAAGTTTGCAGAGGTCTATTTTGCACAGTCTCAACAGAAG GTATTTGATGTTCGCTTGAATGGCCACGTGGTAGTGAAGGACTTGGACATTTTTGACAGAGTTGGACACAGCACAGCTCATGATGAGATCATTCCCATGAGTATCAAAAAGGGGAAACTGAGTGTCCAGGGTGAGGTTTCCACGTTCACGGGGAAGCTCCACATTGAGTTTGTAAAG GGCTACTATGACAATCCAAAAATCTGTGCCCTATACATACTGCAAGGAACAGTGGAAG ATGTTCCAAAGCTGCAGCCGCACCCGGGtctggagaagaaggaggaagatgatgatgaagatgaaTATGATGATGGCTCCAGtgttaaaaagcaagcaaataagaACCGGGTTCAGTCAGGCCCACGCACACCAAACCCGTATGCCTCGGACAACAGCAGCCTCATGTTTCCTATATTGGTGGCCTTCGGTGTCTTCATTCCTACCCTCTTCTGCCTCTGCCGATTGTGA